The proteins below are encoded in one region of Triticum aestivum cultivar Chinese Spring chromosome 1B, IWGSC CS RefSeq v2.1, whole genome shotgun sequence:
- the LOC123092972 gene encoding protein NRT1/ PTR FAMILY 3.1: MAGAAPADEDGSPKKRKQGGFKTMPFILANEVCDRFATAGFNANMITYLTQQLHLPLVEASNLLTNFMGTAAFTPVFGAIIADSYAGRFWTIAAGGTLYQLGMLGLVVSALATALRPAPCAAAALSTPTCQRANDGQLAVLYLSLLFTALGSGGIRPCVVAFGADQFGVGGRRPGGEQKWSFFNFYFFTMGLAVLLALTVVVYIQENVGWGWGFGIPAIAMFVSVLSFVVGYPLYVRVKPGGSPFVRLVQVIVAAIKKRKEAVPEDAGMLYQNKELDAPIAADGRLLHTNQLRFLDRAAIATTTDAVDSGAEPDLWRLATVHRVEELKSIVRMLPLWAASITLIAAASHNFTFAIQQSRTMDRRLTPRFEIPPASMIIFTTLTMLVSLSLYDRVFVPLARRYTGRQSGISYFQRMGAGLAVSVLGVLAGALVEGKRRRAAAEHGLLDSPGATVPISVFWLVPQYALHGVSDALSTVAHMEFLYDQSPESMRSSSAALFWVAGSLGNYLGTLLVMVVQSASGGEWLQDNINRGRLDYYYWLVTFLMALNLAYYIVCFHFYTLKSFDVEGNGAQRRQDDGEGQSRSAERETELDAGRIGASKNCG, translated from the exons ATGGCAGGTGCAGCGCCGGCCGATGAAGATGGATCGCCGAAGAAGAGGAAGCAGGGCGGGTTCAAGACAATGCCCTTCATACTAG CGAACGAGGTCTGCGACAGGTTCGCGACAGCCGGCTTCAACGCCAACATGATCACCTACCTCACGCAGCAGCTGCACCTGCCGCTGGTGGAGGCCTCCAACCTGCTCACCAACTTCATGGGGACGGCCGCCTTCACCCCGGTCTTCGGCGCCATCATCGCCGACTCCTACGCCGGCCGCTTCTGGACCATCGCCGCCGGCGGCACGCTGTACCAGCTCGGCATGCTCGGCCTCGTCGTGTCCGCGCTCGCCACTGCCCTCCGCCCCGCGCCGTGCGCCGCCGCTGCCCTGTCGACGCCCACGTGCCAGCGCGCGAACGATGGGCAGCTCGCGGTGCTTTACCTGTCGCTGCTCTTCACCGCGCTCGGGTCCGGCGGCATCCGGCCGTGCGTGGTGGCGTTCGGCGCGGACCAGTTCGGCGTGGGAGGGAGGCGGCCCGGCGGCGAGCAAAAGTGGAGCTTCTTCAACTTCTATTTCTTCACCATGGGGCTCGCCGTGCTGCTGGCGCTGACGGTGGTGGTGTACATCCAGGAGAACGTCGGGTGGGGATGGGGGTTCGGCATCCCCGCCATCGCCATGTTCGTCTCCGTGCTGTCGTTCGTGGTCGGCTACCCGCTCTACGTCAGGGTGAAGCCCGGGGGTAGCCCCTTCGTGAGGCTGGTTCAGGTCATCGTCGCGGCgatcaagaagaggaaggaggccgTGCCGGAGGACGCCGGAATGCTGTACCAGAACAAGGAGCTGGACGCTCCCATCGCCGCCGACGGGAGGCTGCTCCACACCAACCAGCTTAG GTTCTTGGATCGAGCGGCAATAGCGACGACGACCGATGCCGTTGACTCCGGCGCCGAGCCGGACCTGTGGCGGCTGGCGACGGTGCACCGGGTGGAGGAGCTCAAGTCCATCGTGCGCATGCTGCCCCTGTGGGCGGCCAGCATCACGCTCATCGCCGCCGCCTCGCACAACTTCACCTTCGCCATCCAGCAGTCGCGCACCATGGACCGCCGCCTCACGCCGCGGTTCGAGATCCCGCCGGCCAGCATGATCATCTTCACCACGCTCACCATGCTCGTCAGCCTCTCCCTCTACGACCGCGTCTTCGTCCCGCTCGCGCGCCGCTACACCGGCCGGCAGTCGGGGATCTCCTACTTCCAGCGCATGGGCGCCGGGCTGGCGGTCTCCGTCCTCGGCGTCCTCGCGGGGGCGCTCGTCGAGGGCAAGCGGCGCAGGGCCGCGGCGGAGCACGGGCTGCTGGACAGCCCCGGCGCCACCGTGCCGATCAGCGTGTTCTGGCTGGTGCCGCAGTACGCGCTCCACGGGGTGAGCGACGCGCTCTCCACGGTGGCGCACATGGAGTTCCTGTATGACCAGTCGCCGGAGAGCATGCGCAGCTCCTCGGCGGCGCTGTTCTGGGTCGCCGGCTCGCTCGGGAACTACCTGGGAACGCTGCTCGTCATGGTGGTGCAGAGCGCAAGCGGAGGGGAGTGGCTGCAGGACAACATCAACAGGGGCAGGCTCGATTACTACTACTGGCTCGTGACCTTCCTCATGGCGCTCAATCTTGCGTACTACATCGTCTGCTTCCATTTTTACACCCTGAAGTCCTTCGACGTGGAGGGGAACGGGGCGCAACGGCGGCAAGATGACGGTGAGGGGCAAAGTCGGAGTGCGGAGCGGGAGACTGAGCTCGATGCTGGCCGCATTGGAGCTTCGAAAAATTGTGGGTAG